Below is a genomic region from Spirosoma radiotolerans.
CTGTCTGCGCCTGCGACGGAACCACACTTCCATAAATACGATTAGTTTGTGGATCAATACCGAGTGAAGAAAACGATCTGGCGATAACCTGGTTAGCCGCTGTGGCAGCCGTTGCTTCAATCGGCAGACGGTATGTCTTGCCACTCAGCGTGTAATAGAATGCCCTTTTGTCGGGGCTGATCGTAACGGAACCGGGTGTAGCTGCAAACGTCAGTCGTTTGGCAATTGTCCGATCCGAAGGATTGAATTGAACAAGATCGTTACCTGTTTGTATCCACAATTTACCATTGGCATCGAGCGCAATGGGTTCAGGAGATGAGCCAAAGTCAACACGTTGTTTTTCAGTATCGGTATTCAGGTCAATGATTAACAGCGTTTTATTCCCGCTGTAAGCATTGCTCCCAACAAACGCTTCGCTACCAGCAACAACCATTTTTTCAACGCCTTTCACGGCTGGAATTTTCTTAACGAGTGTACTTGTATTCAGATCGACGACAGCTATATAACCGGGGTCTTTATAGAAAGTACCTGCGTTGAAGTCTCCAGATACATCCCAGCAACTAACGTAAGCTTTGTTTGGGCCTGCGGCAATAACTTGGCGTGGGTTTTCAATATCGGGCGTTTTCAGCGTAGCGCGGGACTTAAACGTGCCTGCCTCAACAATTTCAACCTTATC
It encodes:
- a CDS encoding YncE family protein, producing the protein MKYQVTKSIALSLLALSVWNCKTTDPEPTPYESGILILNEGNFSQNNGTISFLSRTGNTVATNIFQAANPSMSLVGGVQGYTEVNGKGLILVDNMSAAQDKVEIVEAGTFKSRATLKTPDIENPRQVIAAGPNKAYVSCWDVSGDFNAGTFYKDPGYIAVVDLNTSTLVKKIPAVKGVEKMVVAGSEAFVGSNAYSGNKTLLIIDLNTDTEKQRVDFGSSPEPIALDANGKLWIQTGNDLVQFNPSDRTIAKRLTFAATPGSVTISPDKRAFYYTLSGKTYRLPIEATAATAANQVIARSFSSLGIDPQTNRIYGSVVPSQAQTGYVVRYESTGALVDSVKAEIAPSGFYFR